A DNA window from Pseudorasbora parva isolate DD20220531a chromosome 5, ASM2467924v1, whole genome shotgun sequence contains the following coding sequences:
- the naxd gene encoding ATP-dependent (S)-NAD(P)H-hydrate dehydratase isoform X1, producing MRRRQNKALISPPPVRCETELDSCLVASTIMLVNATRGFLWSDMETRALLNIWGEHDVQTALDGNFRNSHVYRDVANRLCELGFDRTPDQCRIRVKSLKRQYFQAKEGSRKNGQYHKMCKFYDEMERILSNRSLVERQDIDSVAVGGDETMDEDAESTELLQEAHMDGSGECSFMEHPVKTEYPSFPIPVTVGGMSSFPTKQSNLTKSNPPATSSSRPRRSKKRFANMSLEKLMEKFLEQSMEAEDNFYRLEEQRLQAEDKRREEEHSRELQMLQMLGQIFTGISTSSPAPPATPQPSCIPPQTNPTVPLTRPSFGNRNHPPALTEFASHNQPAGPGLLMEEGDTQFIERSFSLGSASMENIIPLVRKTIPPLTSKKHKGQDGRIGIIGGCQEYTGAPFFAAISALKVGADLSHVFCTKDAAPVIKSYSPELIVHPVLDSPNAVEEIEKWLPRLHSLVVGPGLGREDMLLKNAKEIIERSKLRGIPIIIDADGLWLVAKEPSVIQGYQRGILTPNFMEFTRLYEAMHHEPLDSTDHKRSAQQLSIALGNLTMVLKGEEDIITDGKNMLTCNQEGSGRRCGGQGDLLSGSLGVFAHWAFSSPSDLTKGMNPSLVAAFGATTLTRQCNRQAFHKHSRSTTTSDMIQEISSAFKKLFES from the exons ATGAGACGTCGTCAAAACAAGGCCTTGATATCGCCGCCGCCTGTTCGATGCGAAACCGAGTTGGATTCGTGCTTGGTTGCTTCGACCATCATGTTAGTGAATGCAACGCGCGGTTTCCTGTGGTCGGACATGGAGACCAGAGCGCTGTTGAATATCTGGGGTGAGCACGACGTGCAGACGGCGCTGGACGGAAACTTTAGGAATAGCCACGTTTACCGAGACGTCGCGAACCGTTTGTGTGAACTGGGCTTCGATAGGACACCAGACCAATGCAGAATACGGGTTAAGAGCTTAAAGAGGCAGTATTTCCAAGCGAAGGAGGGATCCAGGAAAAATGGGCAGTACCACAAGATGTGCAAATTCTACGACGAGATGGAGAGGATATTGAGCAATAGGTCGTTAGTAGAGAGGCAGGATATTGATAGTGTCGCCGTTGGGGGAGATGAAACGATGGATGAAGATGCTGAGAGTACTGAACTCTTACAGGAGGCTCACATGGATGGCAGTGGTGAATGCTCTTTTATGGAGCATCCAGTCAAAACTGAGTATCCATCCTTCCCCATTCCGGTGACAGTAGGAGGCATGA GTTCATTTCCAACCAAACAGAGCAACCTAACAAAGTCCAACCCACCCGCAACCTCGTCGAGCAGGCCGCGGAGAAGCAAGAAGCGATTCGCGAACATGTCGCTGGAGAAGCTGATGGAGAAGTTCTTGGAGCAGAGCATGGAAGCGGAAGACAACTTCTACCGGCTTGAGGAGCAGCGTCTTCAGGCTGAGGATAAGCGCAGGGAGGAGGAACATTCCAGAGAGTTGCAGATGCTACAGATGTTGGGCCAGATTTTCACTGGCATCAGCACGTCCTCTCCTGCGCCGCCTGCCACTCCGCAGCCTTCTTGTATACCACCTCAGACTAACCCCACCGTACCCCTCACGCGTCCCTCTTTTGGGAATCGTAACCATCCGCCTGCCTTGACCGAGTTTGCCAGCCACAACCAACCAGCTGGCCCAGGTCTGCTCATGGAAGAGGGTGACACTCAAT TCATAGAGCGCTCTTTCTCTCTGGGCTCGGCATCAATGGAAAATATCATTCCTCTTGTAAGAAAGACAATTCCTCCACTTACATCCAAAAAACACAAGGGCCAGGATGGACGCATTGGAATTATTGGAGGATGTCAAGA GTACACAGGAGCACCTTTCTTTGCAGCAATTTCAGCTTTGAAAGTT GGAGCTGATCTGTCTCATGTGTTCTGCACCAAAGATGCCGCTCCAGTCATCAAGTCCTACAGTCCTGAACTCATCGTCCACCCAGTGCT AGACAGTCCCAATGCTGTGGAGGAGATTGAGAAATGGTTGCCCAGGCTTCACAGTCTGGTTGTGGGACCAGGTCTGGGGAGGGAGGATATGCTTCTGAAGAACGCAAAG gagattattgagagGTCAAAACTCAGAGGAATACCAATCATCATTGATGCT gATGGTCTTTGGTTAGTGGCAAAAGAACCATCGGTCATTCAAGGATATCAGAGAGGAATCCTCACACCCAACTTTATGGAGTTTACTCGTCTGTATGAGGCCATG CATCATGAGCCCCTGGACAGCACCGACCACAAGAGAAGTGCTCAGCAACTGAGCATCGCCTTGGGCAATCTCACTATGGTTTTAAAGGGGGAAGAGGACATCATTACCGATGGAAAGAACA TGCTGACCTGTAATCAAgagggcagtgggcggcgctgCGGAGGACAGGGAGATCTGCTGTCTGGCTCCTTAGGAGTCTTTGCCCATTGGGCATTCAGCTCACCTTCAGATCTCACTAAAGG CATGAATCCCTCGCTGGTAGCTGCATTCGGTGCTACGACTCTAACAAGGCAATGTAATCGCCAGGCCTTCCACAAACACAGCAGATCAACCACCACCTCTGACATGATCCAGGAGATAAGCAGCGCTTTCAAAAAGTTGTTTGAAAGCTAA
- the naxd gene encoding ATP-dependent (S)-NAD(P)H-hydrate dehydratase isoform X7 — protein sequence MNLLKRATFIFSEQPLILAIVIERSFSLGSASMENIIPLVRKTIPPLTSKKHKGQDGRIGIIGGCQEYTGAPFFAAISALKVGADLSHVFCTKDAAPVIKSYSPELIVHPVLDSPNAVEEIEKWLPRLHSLVVGPGLGREDMLLKNAKEIIERSKLRGIPIIIDADGLWLVAKEPSVIQGYQRGILTPNFMEFTRLYEAMHHEPLDSTDHKRSAQQLSIALGNLTMVLKGEEDIITDGKNMLTCNQEGSGRRCGGQGDLLSGSLGVFAHWAFSSPSDLTKGMNPSLVAAFGATTLTRQCNRQAFHKHSRSTTTSDMIQEISSAFKKLFES from the exons ATGAATCTGCTCAAACGTGCCACCTTCATTTTCTCTGAACAGCCACTAATTCTTGCAATTG TCATAGAGCGCTCTTTCTCTCTGGGCTCGGCATCAATGGAAAATATCATTCCTCTTGTAAGAAAGACAATTCCTCCACTTACATCCAAAAAACACAAGGGCCAGGATGGACGCATTGGAATTATTGGAGGATGTCAAGA GTACACAGGAGCACCTTTCTTTGCAGCAATTTCAGCTTTGAAAGTT GGAGCTGATCTGTCTCATGTGTTCTGCACCAAAGATGCCGCTCCAGTCATCAAGTCCTACAGTCCTGAACTCATCGTCCACCCAGTGCT AGACAGTCCCAATGCTGTGGAGGAGATTGAGAAATGGTTGCCCAGGCTTCACAGTCTGGTTGTGGGACCAGGTCTGGGGAGGGAGGATATGCTTCTGAAGAACGCAAAG gagattattgagagGTCAAAACTCAGAGGAATACCAATCATCATTGATGCT gATGGTCTTTGGTTAGTGGCAAAAGAACCATCGGTCATTCAAGGATATCAGAGAGGAATCCTCACACCCAACTTTATGGAGTTTACTCGTCTGTATGAGGCCATG CATCATGAGCCCCTGGACAGCACCGACCACAAGAGAAGTGCTCAGCAACTGAGCATCGCCTTGGGCAATCTCACTATGGTTTTAAAGGGGGAAGAGGACATCATTACCGATGGAAAGAACA TGCTGACCTGTAATCAAgagggcagtgggcggcgctgCGGAGGACAGGGAGATCTGCTGTCTGGCTCCTTAGGAGTCTTTGCCCATTGGGCATTCAGCTCACCTTCAGATCTCACTAAAGG CATGAATCCCTCGCTGGTAGCTGCATTCGGTGCTACGACTCTAACAAGGCAATGTAATCGCCAGGCCTTCCACAAACACAGCAGATCAACCACCACCTCTGACATGATCCAGGAGATAAGCAGCGCTTTCAAAAAGTTGTTTGAAAGCTAA
- the naxd gene encoding ATP-dependent (S)-NAD(P)H-hydrate dehydratase isoform X5 yields MSLEKLMEKFLEQSMEAEDNFYRLEEQRLQAEDKRREEEHSRELQMLQMLGQIFTGISTSSPAPPATPQPSCIPPQTNPTVPLTRPSFGNRNHPPALTEFASHNQPAGPGLLMEEGDTQFIERSFSLGSASMENIIPLVRKTIPPLTSKKHKGQDGRIGIIGGCQEYTGAPFFAAISALKVGADLSHVFCTKDAAPVIKSYSPELIVHPVLDSPNAVEEIEKWLPRLHSLVVGPGLGREDMLLKNAKEIIERSKLRGIPIIIDADGLWLVAKEPSVIQGYQRGILTPNFMEFTRLYEAMHHEPLDSTDHKRSAQQLSIALGNLTMVLKGEEDIITDGKNMLTCNQEGSGRRCGGQGDLLSGSLGVFAHWAFSSPSDLTKGMNPSLVAAFGATTLTRQCNRQAFHKHSRSTTTSDMIQEISSAFKKLFES; encoded by the exons ATGTCGCTGGAGAAGCTGATGGAGAAGTTCTTGGAGCAGAGCATGGAAGCGGAAGACAACTTCTACCGGCTTGAGGAGCAGCGTCTTCAGGCTGAGGATAAGCGCAGGGAGGAGGAACATTCCAGAGAGTTGCAGATGCTACAGATGTTGGGCCAGATTTTCACTGGCATCAGCACGTCCTCTCCTGCGCCGCCTGCCACTCCGCAGCCTTCTTGTATACCACCTCAGACTAACCCCACCGTACCCCTCACGCGTCCCTCTTTTGGGAATCGTAACCATCCGCCTGCCTTGACCGAGTTTGCCAGCCACAACCAACCAGCTGGCCCAGGTCTGCTCATGGAAGAGGGTGACACTCAAT TCATAGAGCGCTCTTTCTCTCTGGGCTCGGCATCAATGGAAAATATCATTCCTCTTGTAAGAAAGACAATTCCTCCACTTACATCCAAAAAACACAAGGGCCAGGATGGACGCATTGGAATTATTGGAGGATGTCAAGA GTACACAGGAGCACCTTTCTTTGCAGCAATTTCAGCTTTGAAAGTT GGAGCTGATCTGTCTCATGTGTTCTGCACCAAAGATGCCGCTCCAGTCATCAAGTCCTACAGTCCTGAACTCATCGTCCACCCAGTGCT AGACAGTCCCAATGCTGTGGAGGAGATTGAGAAATGGTTGCCCAGGCTTCACAGTCTGGTTGTGGGACCAGGTCTGGGGAGGGAGGATATGCTTCTGAAGAACGCAAAG gagattattgagagGTCAAAACTCAGAGGAATACCAATCATCATTGATGCT gATGGTCTTTGGTTAGTGGCAAAAGAACCATCGGTCATTCAAGGATATCAGAGAGGAATCCTCACACCCAACTTTATGGAGTTTACTCGTCTGTATGAGGCCATG CATCATGAGCCCCTGGACAGCACCGACCACAAGAGAAGTGCTCAGCAACTGAGCATCGCCTTGGGCAATCTCACTATGGTTTTAAAGGGGGAAGAGGACATCATTACCGATGGAAAGAACA TGCTGACCTGTAATCAAgagggcagtgggcggcgctgCGGAGGACAGGGAGATCTGCTGTCTGGCTCCTTAGGAGTCTTTGCCCATTGGGCATTCAGCTCACCTTCAGATCTCACTAAAGG CATGAATCCCTCGCTGGTAGCTGCATTCGGTGCTACGACTCTAACAAGGCAATGTAATCGCCAGGCCTTCCACAAACACAGCAGATCAACCACCACCTCTGACATGATCCAGGAGATAAGCAGCGCTTTCAAAAAGTTGTTTGAAAGCTAA
- the naxd gene encoding ATP-dependent (S)-NAD(P)H-hydrate dehydratase isoform X4, with the protein MNLLKRATFIFSEQPLILAIGSFPTKQSNLTKSNPPATSSSRPRRSKKRFANMSLEKLMEKFLEQSMEAEDNFYRLEEQRLQAEDKRREEEHSRELQMLQMLGQIFTGISTSSPAPPATPQPSCIPPQTNPTVPLTRPSFGNRNHPPALTEFASHNQPAGPGLLMEEGDTQFIERSFSLGSASMENIIPLVRKTIPPLTSKKHKGQDGRIGIIGGCQEYTGAPFFAAISALKVGADLSHVFCTKDAAPVIKSYSPELIVHPVLDSPNAVEEIEKWLPRLHSLVVGPGLGREDMLLKNAKEIIERSKLRGIPIIIDADGLWLVAKEPSVIQGYQRGILTPNFMEFTRLYEAMHHEPLDSTDHKRSAQQLSIALGNLTMVLKGEEDIITDGKNMLTCNQEGSGRRCGGQGDLLSGSLGVFAHWAFSSPSDLTKGMNPSLVAAFGATTLTRQCNRQAFHKHSRSTTTSDMIQEISSAFKKLFES; encoded by the exons ATGAATCTGCTCAAACGTGCCACCTTCATTTTCTCTGAACAGCCACTAATTCTTGCAATTG GTTCATTTCCAACCAAACAGAGCAACCTAACAAAGTCCAACCCACCCGCAACCTCGTCGAGCAGGCCGCGGAGAAGCAAGAAGCGATTCGCGAACATGTCGCTGGAGAAGCTGATGGAGAAGTTCTTGGAGCAGAGCATGGAAGCGGAAGACAACTTCTACCGGCTTGAGGAGCAGCGTCTTCAGGCTGAGGATAAGCGCAGGGAGGAGGAACATTCCAGAGAGTTGCAGATGCTACAGATGTTGGGCCAGATTTTCACTGGCATCAGCACGTCCTCTCCTGCGCCGCCTGCCACTCCGCAGCCTTCTTGTATACCACCTCAGACTAACCCCACCGTACCCCTCACGCGTCCCTCTTTTGGGAATCGTAACCATCCGCCTGCCTTGACCGAGTTTGCCAGCCACAACCAACCAGCTGGCCCAGGTCTGCTCATGGAAGAGGGTGACACTCAAT TCATAGAGCGCTCTTTCTCTCTGGGCTCGGCATCAATGGAAAATATCATTCCTCTTGTAAGAAAGACAATTCCTCCACTTACATCCAAAAAACACAAGGGCCAGGATGGACGCATTGGAATTATTGGAGGATGTCAAGA GTACACAGGAGCACCTTTCTTTGCAGCAATTTCAGCTTTGAAAGTT GGAGCTGATCTGTCTCATGTGTTCTGCACCAAAGATGCCGCTCCAGTCATCAAGTCCTACAGTCCTGAACTCATCGTCCACCCAGTGCT AGACAGTCCCAATGCTGTGGAGGAGATTGAGAAATGGTTGCCCAGGCTTCACAGTCTGGTTGTGGGACCAGGTCTGGGGAGGGAGGATATGCTTCTGAAGAACGCAAAG gagattattgagagGTCAAAACTCAGAGGAATACCAATCATCATTGATGCT gATGGTCTTTGGTTAGTGGCAAAAGAACCATCGGTCATTCAAGGATATCAGAGAGGAATCCTCACACCCAACTTTATGGAGTTTACTCGTCTGTATGAGGCCATG CATCATGAGCCCCTGGACAGCACCGACCACAAGAGAAGTGCTCAGCAACTGAGCATCGCCTTGGGCAATCTCACTATGGTTTTAAAGGGGGAAGAGGACATCATTACCGATGGAAAGAACA TGCTGACCTGTAATCAAgagggcagtgggcggcgctgCGGAGGACAGGGAGATCTGCTGTCTGGCTCCTTAGGAGTCTTTGCCCATTGGGCATTCAGCTCACCTTCAGATCTCACTAAAGG CATGAATCCCTCGCTGGTAGCTGCATTCGGTGCTACGACTCTAACAAGGCAATGTAATCGCCAGGCCTTCCACAAACACAGCAGATCAACCACCACCTCTGACATGATCCAGGAGATAAGCAGCGCTTTCAAAAAGTTGTTTGAAAGCTAA
- the naxd gene encoding ATP-dependent (S)-NAD(P)H-hydrate dehydratase isoform X3, translated as MHGRICSLLGVVTVTIAIAAVLLYDKGSFPTKQSNLTKSNPPATSSSRPRRSKKRFANMSLEKLMEKFLEQSMEAEDNFYRLEEQRLQAEDKRREEEHSRELQMLQMLGQIFTGISTSSPAPPATPQPSCIPPQTNPTVPLTRPSFGNRNHPPALTEFASHNQPAGPGLLMEEGDTQFIERSFSLGSASMENIIPLVRKTIPPLTSKKHKGQDGRIGIIGGCQEYTGAPFFAAISALKVGADLSHVFCTKDAAPVIKSYSPELIVHPVLDSPNAVEEIEKWLPRLHSLVVGPGLGREDMLLKNAKEIIERSKLRGIPIIIDADGLWLVAKEPSVIQGYQRGILTPNFMEFTRLYEAMHHEPLDSTDHKRSAQQLSIALGNLTMVLKGEEDIITDGKNMLTCNQEGSGRRCGGQGDLLSGSLGVFAHWAFSSPSDLTKGMNPSLVAAFGATTLTRQCNRQAFHKHSRSTTTSDMIQEISSAFKKLFES; from the exons ATGCATGGACGTATCTGTTCACTTCTCGGCGTGGTAACTGTAACCATAGCGATTGCAGCAGTGTTGCTGTATGATAAAG GTTCATTTCCAACCAAACAGAGCAACCTAACAAAGTCCAACCCACCCGCAACCTCGTCGAGCAGGCCGCGGAGAAGCAAGAAGCGATTCGCGAACATGTCGCTGGAGAAGCTGATGGAGAAGTTCTTGGAGCAGAGCATGGAAGCGGAAGACAACTTCTACCGGCTTGAGGAGCAGCGTCTTCAGGCTGAGGATAAGCGCAGGGAGGAGGAACATTCCAGAGAGTTGCAGATGCTACAGATGTTGGGCCAGATTTTCACTGGCATCAGCACGTCCTCTCCTGCGCCGCCTGCCACTCCGCAGCCTTCTTGTATACCACCTCAGACTAACCCCACCGTACCCCTCACGCGTCCCTCTTTTGGGAATCGTAACCATCCGCCTGCCTTGACCGAGTTTGCCAGCCACAACCAACCAGCTGGCCCAGGTCTGCTCATGGAAGAGGGTGACACTCAAT TCATAGAGCGCTCTTTCTCTCTGGGCTCGGCATCAATGGAAAATATCATTCCTCTTGTAAGAAAGACAATTCCTCCACTTACATCCAAAAAACACAAGGGCCAGGATGGACGCATTGGAATTATTGGAGGATGTCAAGA GTACACAGGAGCACCTTTCTTTGCAGCAATTTCAGCTTTGAAAGTT GGAGCTGATCTGTCTCATGTGTTCTGCACCAAAGATGCCGCTCCAGTCATCAAGTCCTACAGTCCTGAACTCATCGTCCACCCAGTGCT AGACAGTCCCAATGCTGTGGAGGAGATTGAGAAATGGTTGCCCAGGCTTCACAGTCTGGTTGTGGGACCAGGTCTGGGGAGGGAGGATATGCTTCTGAAGAACGCAAAG gagattattgagagGTCAAAACTCAGAGGAATACCAATCATCATTGATGCT gATGGTCTTTGGTTAGTGGCAAAAGAACCATCGGTCATTCAAGGATATCAGAGAGGAATCCTCACACCCAACTTTATGGAGTTTACTCGTCTGTATGAGGCCATG CATCATGAGCCCCTGGACAGCACCGACCACAAGAGAAGTGCTCAGCAACTGAGCATCGCCTTGGGCAATCTCACTATGGTTTTAAAGGGGGAAGAGGACATCATTACCGATGGAAAGAACA TGCTGACCTGTAATCAAgagggcagtgggcggcgctgCGGAGGACAGGGAGATCTGCTGTCTGGCTCCTTAGGAGTCTTTGCCCATTGGGCATTCAGCTCACCTTCAGATCTCACTAAAGG CATGAATCCCTCGCTGGTAGCTGCATTCGGTGCTACGACTCTAACAAGGCAATGTAATCGCCAGGCCTTCCACAAACACAGCAGATCAACCACCACCTCTGACATGATCCAGGAGATAAGCAGCGCTTTCAAAAAGTTGTTTGAAAGCTAA
- the naxd gene encoding ATP-dependent (S)-NAD(P)H-hydrate dehydratase isoform X6 yields MHGRICSLLGVVTVTIAIAAVLLYDKVIERSFSLGSASMENIIPLVRKTIPPLTSKKHKGQDGRIGIIGGCQEYTGAPFFAAISALKVGADLSHVFCTKDAAPVIKSYSPELIVHPVLDSPNAVEEIEKWLPRLHSLVVGPGLGREDMLLKNAKEIIERSKLRGIPIIIDADGLWLVAKEPSVIQGYQRGILTPNFMEFTRLYEAMHHEPLDSTDHKRSAQQLSIALGNLTMVLKGEEDIITDGKNMLTCNQEGSGRRCGGQGDLLSGSLGVFAHWAFSSPSDLTKGMNPSLVAAFGATTLTRQCNRQAFHKHSRSTTTSDMIQEISSAFKKLFES; encoded by the exons ATGCATGGACGTATCTGTTCACTTCTCGGCGTGGTAACTGTAACCATAGCGATTGCAGCAGTGTTGCTGTATGATAAAG TCATAGAGCGCTCTTTCTCTCTGGGCTCGGCATCAATGGAAAATATCATTCCTCTTGTAAGAAAGACAATTCCTCCACTTACATCCAAAAAACACAAGGGCCAGGATGGACGCATTGGAATTATTGGAGGATGTCAAGA GTACACAGGAGCACCTTTCTTTGCAGCAATTTCAGCTTTGAAAGTT GGAGCTGATCTGTCTCATGTGTTCTGCACCAAAGATGCCGCTCCAGTCATCAAGTCCTACAGTCCTGAACTCATCGTCCACCCAGTGCT AGACAGTCCCAATGCTGTGGAGGAGATTGAGAAATGGTTGCCCAGGCTTCACAGTCTGGTTGTGGGACCAGGTCTGGGGAGGGAGGATATGCTTCTGAAGAACGCAAAG gagattattgagagGTCAAAACTCAGAGGAATACCAATCATCATTGATGCT gATGGTCTTTGGTTAGTGGCAAAAGAACCATCGGTCATTCAAGGATATCAGAGAGGAATCCTCACACCCAACTTTATGGAGTTTACTCGTCTGTATGAGGCCATG CATCATGAGCCCCTGGACAGCACCGACCACAAGAGAAGTGCTCAGCAACTGAGCATCGCCTTGGGCAATCTCACTATGGTTTTAAAGGGGGAAGAGGACATCATTACCGATGGAAAGAACA TGCTGACCTGTAATCAAgagggcagtgggcggcgctgCGGAGGACAGGGAGATCTGCTGTCTGGCTCCTTAGGAGTCTTTGCCCATTGGGCATTCAGCTCACCTTCAGATCTCACTAAAGG CATGAATCCCTCGCTGGTAGCTGCATTCGGTGCTACGACTCTAACAAGGCAATGTAATCGCCAGGCCTTCCACAAACACAGCAGATCAACCACCACCTCTGACATGATCCAGGAGATAAGCAGCGCTTTCAAAAAGTTGTTTGAAAGCTAA
- the naxd gene encoding ATP-dependent (S)-NAD(P)H-hydrate dehydratase isoform X2, producing MRRRQNKALISPPPVRCETELDSCLVASTIMLVNATRGFLWSDMETRALLNIWGEHDVQTALDGNFRNSHVYRDVANRLCELGFDRTPDQCRIRVKSLKRQYFQAKEGSRKNGQYHKMCKFYDEMERILSNRSLVERQDIDSVAVGGDETMDEDAESTELLQEAHMDGSGECSFMEHPVKTEYPSFPIPVTVGGMSSFPTKQSNLTKSNPPATSSSRPRRSKKRFANMSLEKLMEKFLEQSMEAEDNFYRLEEQRLQAEDKRREEEHSRELQMLQMLGQIFTGISTSSPAPPATPQPSCIPPQTNPTVPLTRPSFGNRNHPPALTEFASHNQPAGPVIERSFSLGSASMENIIPLVRKTIPPLTSKKHKGQDGRIGIIGGCQEYTGAPFFAAISALKVGADLSHVFCTKDAAPVIKSYSPELIVHPVLDSPNAVEEIEKWLPRLHSLVVGPGLGREDMLLKNAKEIIERSKLRGIPIIIDADGLWLVAKEPSVIQGYQRGILTPNFMEFTRLYEAMHHEPLDSTDHKRSAQQLSIALGNLTMVLKGEEDIITDGKNMLTCNQEGSGRRCGGQGDLLSGSLGVFAHWAFSSPSDLTKGMNPSLVAAFGATTLTRQCNRQAFHKHSRSTTTSDMIQEISSAFKKLFES from the exons ATGAGACGTCGTCAAAACAAGGCCTTGATATCGCCGCCGCCTGTTCGATGCGAAACCGAGTTGGATTCGTGCTTGGTTGCTTCGACCATCATGTTAGTGAATGCAACGCGCGGTTTCCTGTGGTCGGACATGGAGACCAGAGCGCTGTTGAATATCTGGGGTGAGCACGACGTGCAGACGGCGCTGGACGGAAACTTTAGGAATAGCCACGTTTACCGAGACGTCGCGAACCGTTTGTGTGAACTGGGCTTCGATAGGACACCAGACCAATGCAGAATACGGGTTAAGAGCTTAAAGAGGCAGTATTTCCAAGCGAAGGAGGGATCCAGGAAAAATGGGCAGTACCACAAGATGTGCAAATTCTACGACGAGATGGAGAGGATATTGAGCAATAGGTCGTTAGTAGAGAGGCAGGATATTGATAGTGTCGCCGTTGGGGGAGATGAAACGATGGATGAAGATGCTGAGAGTACTGAACTCTTACAGGAGGCTCACATGGATGGCAGTGGTGAATGCTCTTTTATGGAGCATCCAGTCAAAACTGAGTATCCATCCTTCCCCATTCCGGTGACAGTAGGAGGCATGA GTTCATTTCCAACCAAACAGAGCAACCTAACAAAGTCCAACCCACCCGCAACCTCGTCGAGCAGGCCGCGGAGAAGCAAGAAGCGATTCGCGAACATGTCGCTGGAGAAGCTGATGGAGAAGTTCTTGGAGCAGAGCATGGAAGCGGAAGACAACTTCTACCGGCTTGAGGAGCAGCGTCTTCAGGCTGAGGATAAGCGCAGGGAGGAGGAACATTCCAGAGAGTTGCAGATGCTACAGATGTTGGGCCAGATTTTCACTGGCATCAGCACGTCCTCTCCTGCGCCGCCTGCCACTCCGCAGCCTTCTTGTATACCACCTCAGACTAACCCCACCGTACCCCTCACGCGTCCCTCTTTTGGGAATCGTAACCATCCGCCTGCCTTGACCGAGTTTGCCAGCCACAACCAACCAGCTGGCCCAG TCATAGAGCGCTCTTTCTCTCTGGGCTCGGCATCAATGGAAAATATCATTCCTCTTGTAAGAAAGACAATTCCTCCACTTACATCCAAAAAACACAAGGGCCAGGATGGACGCATTGGAATTATTGGAGGATGTCAAGA GTACACAGGAGCACCTTTCTTTGCAGCAATTTCAGCTTTGAAAGTT GGAGCTGATCTGTCTCATGTGTTCTGCACCAAAGATGCCGCTCCAGTCATCAAGTCCTACAGTCCTGAACTCATCGTCCACCCAGTGCT AGACAGTCCCAATGCTGTGGAGGAGATTGAGAAATGGTTGCCCAGGCTTCACAGTCTGGTTGTGGGACCAGGTCTGGGGAGGGAGGATATGCTTCTGAAGAACGCAAAG gagattattgagagGTCAAAACTCAGAGGAATACCAATCATCATTGATGCT gATGGTCTTTGGTTAGTGGCAAAAGAACCATCGGTCATTCAAGGATATCAGAGAGGAATCCTCACACCCAACTTTATGGAGTTTACTCGTCTGTATGAGGCCATG CATCATGAGCCCCTGGACAGCACCGACCACAAGAGAAGTGCTCAGCAACTGAGCATCGCCTTGGGCAATCTCACTATGGTTTTAAAGGGGGAAGAGGACATCATTACCGATGGAAAGAACA TGCTGACCTGTAATCAAgagggcagtgggcggcgctgCGGAGGACAGGGAGATCTGCTGTCTGGCTCCTTAGGAGTCTTTGCCCATTGGGCATTCAGCTCACCTTCAGATCTCACTAAAGG CATGAATCCCTCGCTGGTAGCTGCATTCGGTGCTACGACTCTAACAAGGCAATGTAATCGCCAGGCCTTCCACAAACACAGCAGATCAACCACCACCTCTGACATGATCCAGGAGATAAGCAGCGCTTTCAAAAAGTTGTTTGAAAGCTAA